The following are encoded in a window of Candidatus Eisenbacteria bacterium genomic DNA:
- a CDS encoding YjbQ family protein translates to MTFQETLSVRSARRRELLDMTEQVRAIVRKSGIRTGWCHVFVTGSTAAILINENDDPQLLDDFIDCMDRLVPEGRWRHDRIDDNGAAHIKSAVVGPGEIVPVRDGDLLLGRWQNIFLCEFDGPRPSRQIAITIVGD, encoded by the coding sequence ATGACCTTTCAAGAGACCCTGTCCGTGAGGAGCGCGCGCCGGCGGGAGCTGCTCGACATGACCGAGCAAGTCCGCGCGATCGTCCGCAAGAGCGGCATCCGAACCGGCTGGTGCCACGTCTTCGTGACCGGCTCGACGGCCGCGATCCTGATCAACGAGAACGACGATCCCCAGCTTCTCGACGACTTCATCGACTGCATGGACCGGCTCGTCCCCGAGGGGCGCTGGCGCCATGATCGGATCGACGACAACGGCGCCGCCCACATCAAGTCGGCCGTTGTTGGCCCCGGAGAGATCGTCCCGGTCCGCGATGGGGACCTCCTCCTCGGGCGCTGGCAGAACATCTTCCTCTGCGAGTTCGATGGCCCGCGGCCCTCGAGGCAGATCGCGATCACGATCGTCGGGGACTGA
- a CDS encoding peptide chain release factor-like protein: MSLRWTRELIRLLEECEVTPYRSSGPGGQKKNKTESSVRVRHIPTGIVRIATESRSQSANRLRAIARIQEELARRARKPKPRKPTKPSAASHEERLEGKRVRGRTKALRRQIADD; encoded by the coding sequence GTGTCCCTGCGCTGGACCCGCGAGCTGATCCGCCTCCTCGAGGAGTGCGAGGTGACTCCCTATCGCTCCTCGGGGCCGGGCGGGCAGAAGAAGAACAAGACCGAGTCCTCGGTTCGCGTGAGACACATCCCAACCGGCATCGTGAGGATCGCCACGGAGAGCCGCAGCCAGTCGGCCAACAGGCTCCGCGCGATTGCGCGGATCCAGGAGGAGCTTGCCCGGCGGGCGCGCAAGCCGAAGCCCCGCAAGCCCACGAAACCGAGCGCCGCGTCCCATGAGGAACGGCTCGAGGGCAAGCGCGTGAGGGGGCGCACCAAGGCCCTCCGCAGGCAGATCGCCGACGATTGA